The Oncorhynchus mykiss isolate Arlee chromosome 27, USDA_OmykA_1.1, whole genome shotgun sequence sequence CACAGGACAGATGATCAGTTCATCTGTTCAGGGTCCCTATTCACAAAGTgtatcagagtaggagtgctgatctaggatcaggtccccctgtctaTGTGATCGTTatgatctaaaaaaaaaatcaaattaaaGATCTTAGCTCAGCACTACTACTTTGAGACACAttatgaatacgggccctggATAGTACAAGGCCAATTGCACACAGTGGGTCAAGTAGAACAGGGTAAAGGAGATCGAATTCAATTGTACAGGAATCAGTGCCAGTGAATCAAATTGAACAGAGTTGATTGTCGGAGTGGAGGTTGTACTAACTGCAGTGAGGTGGGAGCAGGACTCTGGCTTGGACACCTCGTGGCTGTTGAAGAAGATCGTCTTCCTCTCTGGAGTCACAAAACACGCCATAGACATTAGGAAGAAGTTATATTGCAACAGATGATTAAAAACAGTATAAGCATGAGAATGAGAAATatcgagagagggagaagaagagggagaaagaggtgagggtGTGTCCACACTAACCATAGGGTCCAGGGGGGAAGTTCTTCAGCGAGGGCCTCTCCACAGTGAAGTGGTCCTCTCCCACCACAAACACCTTGTGCAGCACGGCACCGTGGTTGACGAAGCTCTGCAGCACACAGGGAGGGCGGGCCTCTGACAGACCAGCCATGCTGAAGATCAGAGACATCTATGGTATGGTGAGAGAACAGGGACACTAAAGTCTGAAGAACTAGAGGGAGAGCCATGGGCCACGAAACACCAATACATTTCTATAGAGAGAGTTCACAGTGTCAACAAAGCAGAAAATCACTGAGCCACACAAAAAGGCAGAactggttttattttattttttatatatggaATGTACGGGAAAATATGCAAAAAAAGACTCAATAGAAAGACAGGCAGTCTCTTACGTCATGGGAACAGGATCCATGAGCCACCCTGGTTTTACAGACTAAGAGGAAGAGGAATAGTGAGGTATGAGGAGACACAATACAACACGCGATCTTATGGGACACTTTCCCAGTCACAGGATCAGCCTAGTCCTAGACTAAAAATCACTTTCAATGGACAATCTTCATTGAACATGCTTCTTATTCCAAGACTAGGCTGAATCTGTATCACGGGGAATCGGCCGTAAATGTCTTGTAAATTAGACCAAAGAAGTTTGCCAAAAACTGAATCACCATAGGGAGCCTCTGTATATAATAATAAGATTAATTAGGTGTATGTTTATGTGTTTGGTTGTAGACAGTCCCTCACTGACTCAGAGGGAAGCTGAGGCCCTTGCTCTCCACGTCCTGCTGGATGACTGACAGGTCACTGGTGCTGATCTCCAGGTAGGGAGGGCTGCTGATTCGCCAGTCTACATGGGGATGGGATCAGGAAgagcataaagagagagagtgcttGGCTTGGTAGATGTCTAGAGGAAGGACAGTgaggctactgtactgtacctctcAGGGAGTTCTGGAGCTGGCTCATAATCCGATAGGAGGCAAAGCGATCCAGTAGCTGGCTCATTGCTGGAAGGGGGTCCAGGAGAACAGTATGGGGATGGGTGGACACATAACCctaaaacaaaaacatatacTTTAGTATGATAAAATATGATGTTGTTATCACTGTTGAATCTAATTAAATGTGTCATTTTACCATACCTGGAAGTTGTCAAGGAGCTGTTGCGACTGGCTGTCATACTCGGCCTTGACAATGACATCAGAGAGCTTGTGTACAATGACCGCAAAAGGTCCTTGAGACTCCAATGGCTGACTGAGATCTATCTGTATCCGAAGAGAAAGGGAAGTGTGAATTAAATATCCTCTGCCTCAGGTACAACTTGATGTGTAGACATTCAAATGTAATGCTATGACATGCACTTGTGAGGCAAAAGCTATTGTTCCCCTCTGTTTGAGAGGACCTCCAAGCAGGTGACTGCAGGTGGCAGTGACAGAAACGACTGGCATGTCAGACATCTGAAACtgacaagacagagacagacagggagagaaggaggagtaaGTGAGtgtgttagaaagagagagagcaagagagagagagagagggggggtgagagagagagagagagagagagaggggttagggtgagagagagagagagagagagagagagagagagagagagagagagagagagagagagagagaggggggggggggtgagagagagagagagagagagagagggagggggtgagagcgagagagagagaaagggagagagagtcagagagagagaggagagagagagagagggtgagagagatagtgagagagagggagagggagagggagatggggggtaAGGTAATAAAAGTGCAAACAAAGGAATGACAGAAGGAACTTAGACAAACAAAGGAATGACAGAAGAAACTTAGATAAACAAAGGAATGACAGAAGGAACTTAGATAAACAAAGGAATGACAGAAGGAACTTAGACAAACAAAGGAATGACAGAAGGAACTTAGACAAACAAAGGAATGACAGAAGGAACTTAGATAAACAAAGGAATGACAGAAGGAACTTAGATAAACAAAGGAATGACAGAAGGAACTTAGACAAACAAAGGAATGACAGAAGGAACTTAGATAAACAAAGGAATGACAGAAGGAACTTAGACAAACAAAGGAATGACAGAAGGAACTTAGATAAACAAAGGAATGACAGAAGGAACTTAGACAAACAAAGGAATGACAGAAGGAACTTAGATAAACAAAGGAATGACAGAAGGAACTTAGACAAATAAAGGAATGACAGAAGGAACTTAGACAAATAAAGGAATGACAGAAGGAACTTAGACAAATAAAGGAATGACAGAAGGAACTTAGACAAATAAAGGAATGACAGAAGGAACTTAGACAAAGGAATACACTTTATtttatgtgtgaatgtgtgtctatGTGACACAAATTAACATACAAACAAAACCAGAAATTGTTCAACTGGCATAACTTGTTACCCAACTACACTATAAAGCAATTACCAATGTATTACTCACATGCCTACAATTTGTATTTTTACAACCTTATAATGACAGTATTCTCATGTCTTCCATCACAAACCTGAGAACATAATGCAATGTAATGGAAAATTACTTACCTCAACCACCTCAACACTGTGGCTCCTGACCAGTGGGGATTCAATGTTGAGTGAAAATGTTAGGTGACAATTTATGACAGTTACACCGAGGAGAACGCATATGAGTAAGGCTGCAGGAGAAGCTCCATTTTAGCCTACAGTAGTATTATGTTTACAATATCATAAATTCAAAGTTTAAACTTACGCACAAAGCTCAGCAAAAGCAACCAGATTAATTTGTCTCCGTTTCTTATCACTCAGACAGAAACCTACCCTACGTCTAGACATTTGGGCAGAGGAGCAATGCCTCGGCTGGTTGTGCAAAGGGTAGGCAATACTGATGACTTCGGGgcgtgtttgtgagagagagtgtgtgagagagagagagagagagagagagagagagagtgagagagagagagagagaaagagacctctTCTTTACGAAATGGGAGTAGGCACAGGTTTTCATATACTGAAGGGCAGTGGTTCATAAACTTTTAAGGAACTCTGTCAGCCTTCAATtcactcttgaaagttgtaatagtagaatccacaaggtgcaatttctaaaTTGGGTTGTGCAccatcagttttcctcttgtcatgtcagtcattgcagatCTTAGAGCTATTTAGTAAGTAGCTCTAAGAACTGTAAGTAATTCCCAGATCAGCTAGCCCGTGTCAGCTAACGTTTTTTAGCCCATATATTTTGCTGTAATGTTTGagtcacatgaatacacattacacATGGCAAAATATATAGAATTGCatgaaaatgtgctttaaaacttcAAAGTGTTCACTTCACCCCATGACAAAACATGTAAAATGGCAAGAAATAAGCGTTAAACTTGCAAAAGATTCTCTCCatcaacaagaggggtgtgaacagtttgtgtcatgaacagtgggggtgttccccaatgctggaagagggacctgagtgaaaaagtttgggaaccattgCTGTAGGGGGCCCTACCATCATTTGTTTAATAAGATAcatgttttctcatgatttattTTGCCAGTAGGCCTATATCCTTCCACAGACAACTTCCTTATTGCGATCAAATTATAACCAGCCTTACCAGTGTGCTGTTAACAATATTACCGTGAGCAACAATAGTACAATCGGTGGtccgccttcaaaataaaagtccccaaATGAACCATGCAATCGGGTACAAATTGTACAATTATGCCGCAACTGGACTATATCATGCTAAACAAAGTTGAAATGTTGTTATAGAAATTCAACAAAAGATAATAATTTGTTAATTTGTTGAAATCTGTTGAAATCGCAATATGGATGTATTAGACttcagaattgcattgggggcatacttacATTGcaatgtacagccttacctaagGATCTTGGGTCCATGAAATGGGGTGTCAGCCTACTAAGTGACACTCACAGAACATAACTATGTAGAGTGTACACAAATATTAGCATCATAGCTCTTATTGAATGAATTTAAAGGAAAATccaccccaaaaatatattttggtatttgtttcattggtctgttgttgatatagtcccaaactGTTTtccatgtcagcaatcaagtttttaAGATATATCACTTTCAAAATtcagaaatacagccggtatgatGCATTGTGCATCTTATGATTCTGCGTTTTGCATCACATTGACTAGCATAGCT is a genomic window containing:
- the LOC110507571 gene encoding inositol-tetrakisphosphate 1-kinase; amino-acid sequence: MSRRRVGFCLSDKKRRQINLVAFAELCASHSVEVVEIDLSQPLESQGPFAVIVHKLSDVIVKAEYDSQSQQLLDNFQGYVSTHPHTVLLDPLPAMSQLLDRFASYRIMSQLQNSLRDWRISSPPYLEISTSDLSVIQQDVESKGLSFPLICKTRVAHGSCSHDMSLIFSMAGLSEARPPCVLQSFVNHGAVLHKVFVVGEDHFTVERPSLKNFPPGPYERKTIFFNSHEVSKPESCSHLTALDEKVSSLPPPSGEAMVALVRELRAELGMALFGVDVIVSIDTHTLTIIDINIFPGYEGVPQFFSSLLSHIESVLDNQELEEPQATCPPAPSTPQADL